From a single Budorcas taxicolor isolate Tak-1 chromosome X, Takin1.1, whole genome shotgun sequence genomic region:
- the PBDC1 gene encoding protein PBDC1, with amino-acid sequence MEATGGTEELVSGELVSVAHALSLPAESYGNDPDIEMAWAMRAMQHAEIYYKLISSVDPQFLKLTKVDDQIYSEFRENFKNLRIDILDPEELKSESAKEKWRPFCLKFDGIVEDFNYGTLLRLNCSQGYTEENTIFAPRIQFFAIEIARNREGYNKAVYTGIKDNEEKEASNGGDKGASSRGEEEKGANRGGEKEKTNKREEKEKEAYKEINKSSETTM; translated from the exons ATGGAGGCCACCGGTGGAACTGAGGAGTTG GTTTCCGGAGAACTGGTGTCAGTGGCACATGCTCTTTCTCTCCCAGCCGAGTCTTATGGCAACGAT CCTGATATTGAAATGGCTTGGGCCATGAGAGCAATGCAGCATGCTGAAATCTACTACAAA CTGATTTCATCAGTTGACCCACAGTTCCTGAAACTCACCAAAGTGGATGACCAAATCTATTCTGAGTTTCGGGAAAATTTTAAGAATCTCAGGATAGATATACTGGATCCAGAAGAGCTCAAATCAGAATCAGCTAAAGAG AAGTGGAGGCCATTCTGCTTAAAGTTCGATGGGATTGTGGAAGACTTCAACTATGGTACTTTGCTGCGACTGAACTGTTCACAGGGCTACACTGAAGAAAACACCATCTTTG CACCCAGGATACAATTTTTTGCCATTGAAATTGCTCGGAATCGAGAAGGTTATAACAAAGCAGTTTATACTGGTATTAAGGACaatgaagagaaagaagccagcAATGGAGGAGACAAAGGAGCCAGCAgcagaggagaagaagaaaaaggagccaacagaggaggagaaaaagagaagaccaacaaaagagaagaaaaagagaaagaagcctACAAAGAAATCAACAAAAGTAGTGAAACAACTATGTGA